Proteins from a genomic interval of Trichoderma breve strain T069 chromosome 2, whole genome shotgun sequence:
- a CDS encoding ubiquitin carboxyl-terminal hydrolase domain-containing protein — MSCPHLESIELKPPTPVQSVYKEDCTQCFDSIDNAGGLDVCLQCFNGGCTGDREHSLLHNAVWGHPLALNIRRTRKAIHRDEPPAKMTKLAIAAETEEDRYDTALAAKCIECQVELDTTNAKLAPIVDGILKAHTFSRKEEVKAWEQELTTCEHILTMQQHPSRKIEQGELGHCSGCDLRENLWLCLECGNLGCGRKQMGGVDGNSHALGHATESGHGVAVKCDEERIDELLGDHLAHWGIILAERQKTEKSLTEMQIEQNLKWDFSMTTEDGQELKPVFGPGLTGLKNLGNSCYLASIIQCLFDMPSFQQRYYSADNDLPIIQEPAADLETQLRKIAHGLLSGRYSEPDTSVGSGSEIAYQRGLAPAMFKHLIGRGHEEFSTMRQQDAFELFQHLFKLISRSPHNEDGQKDPTAEFRFVLEQRLQCLGCHKLETSEGGETANAYKPVTLKECLDNFTGAEKVELTCSSCGSKAGFTKQSLFKTFPNVLAVNARKMAVVNWVPIKIDVPVIVPDEPFLLDDYLSKGLQPSEELLPEEPENKVPAFVADATAVAQLEAMGFPLNRAEKALHATGNSDANAAMEWLFAHLDDADIDAPLDLGSGSGDAGTADPEKIEMLGAMGFGAPQAKKALKETGGDVERAVEWLFNHPDDQGITEDENSGAAAETAPKEPAGSATLPARFQLQSIVCHKGTSIHAGHYVAFIRKSLEGRETPTWVLFNDEKVVEAHDVEEMRKFAYVYFFKRT; from the exons ATGTCGTGCCCGCATCTCGAGTCCATCG AGCTCAAGCCGCCGACTCCTGTTCAGTCTGTGTACAAGGAAGACTGCACACAATGTTTTGACTCGATT gACAACGCTGGAGGGCTCGATGTCTGCCTTCAGTGCTTCAACGGAGGCTGCACCGGTGATCGGGAGCACTCGCTGCTTCACAACGCAGTCTGGGGCCACCCGCTTGCTCTCAACATCCGCCGCACCCGAAAGGCGATCCATCGCGATGAACCCCCCGCCAAGATGACCAagcttgccattgctgccgagacggaagaagaTCGATACGATACTGCTCTGGCCGCCAAATGCATCGAATGCCAAGTCGAACTGGACACGACGAATGCGAAGCTAGCCCCCATCGTCGATGGCATTCTCAAGGCACACACCTTTTCCCGAAAGGAAGAGGTAAAGGCGTGGGAGCAAGAGCTCACGACGTGCGAGCACATCTTGAccatgcagcagcatccatcCCGCAAGATCGAGCAGGGCGAGCTTGGCCACTGCTCAGGTTGTGATCTCAGAGAAAACCTTTGGCTTTGCCTGGAATGTGGAAACCTGGGTTGTGGCCGGAAGCAGATGGGTGGCGTTGACGGCAATTCGCACGCCTTGGGCCATGCCACCGAATCTGGCCACGGCGTGGCTGTCAA GTGTGACGAAGAGCGTatcgatgagcttctcggcgaTCACCTGGCCCATTGGGGAATCATCCTAGCCGAGCGCCAAaagacggagaagagctTGACGGAGATGCAGATTGAGCAGAACCTCAAGTGGGACTTTAGCATGACTAcagaagatggccaagagcTGAAGCCTGTGTTTGGACCTGGTCTCACCGGACTGAAGAATCTTGGCAACAGCTGCTACCTagccagcatcatccagtGCCTATTCGACATGCCCTCGTTCCAGCAGCGCTATTACAGTGCTGACAACGACTTGCCCATCATCCAGGAGCCTGCAGCCGATCTCGAGACTCAGTTGAGAAAGATTGCCCACGGCCTGTTATCCGGTCGGTATTCAGAGCCTGATACCTCTGTAGGATCGGGATCAGAGATTGCCTACCAGAGAGGATTGGCACCAGCCATGTTCAAGCATCTGATAGGTAGAGGCCACGAGGAGTTTTCCACCATGCGACAGCAAGACGCCTTTGAACTGTTCCAgcatctcttcaagctcatTAGCCGGTCACCACACAACGAAGACGGCCAAAAGGATCCCACAGCCGAATTCCGATTCGTTCTAGAGCAGCGGCTCCAGTGTCTCGGATGCCACAAA ctcgagacAAGCGAGGGTGGCGAGACGGCAAACGCCTACAAGCCAGTCACTCTGAAAGAATGTTTGGACAACTTTACCGGCGCCGAGAAAGTCGAGTTGACATGCTCATCGTGCGGCAGCAAGGCGGGCTTCACCAAGCAGTCGCTCTTCAAGACGTTCCCCAACGTTTTGGCCGTCAATGCACGAAAGATGGCCGTTGTCAACTGGGTCCCTATCAAGATTGATGTCCCCGTCATTGTCCCAGACGAACCATTTTTGCTGGACGACTACCTCTCCAAGGGACTCCAGCCGTCAGAAGAGTTGCTGCCTGAAGAGCCCGAAAACAAGGTTCCCGCATTTGTGGCGGATGCGACAGCAGTTGCCCAGCTTGAGGCCATGGGCTTCCCGCTGAACCGAGCTGAGAAGGCCTTGCACGCGACCGGTAACTCTGATGCAAATGCGGCCATGGAATGGCTCTTTGCACacctcgacgatgccgatATTGATGCGCCGCTCGATTTAGGATCCGGGTCGGGAGATGCTGGCACTGCTGACCCCGAAAAGATTGAGATGCTTGGCGCCATGGGATTCGGTGCTCCCCAAGCCAAGAAGGCGCTGAAAGAAACGGGCGGCGATGTCGAGCGAGCTGTAGAGTGGCTCTTTAACCACCCTGACGACCAGGGCATCACTGAGGATGAGAACTCtggcgcagcagcagagacagcTCCCAAAGAGCCTGCTGGAAGCGCAACACTGCCGGCAAGATTCCAGCTGCAGTCCATTGTGTGCCACAAGGGCACAAGCATTCACGCCGG CCACTACGTTGCCTTTATTCGCAAGTCTCTGGAAGGCAGGGAGACGCCCACATGGGTGCTCTTCAACGACGAAAAGGTGGTGGAAGCTCACGACGTTGAGGAAATGCGCAAGTTTGCATATGTGTACTTTTTCAAGAgaacttga
- a CDS encoding HORMA domain-containing protein, translated as MDKEARKPSSKTASSKDKRPKDKDKDKNKDDSKVHKLSLKGSSRLVAEFFQYSIHTILFQRGVYPAEDFTAVKKYGLNMLVSADDQVKAYIKKIMSQLDKWMIGGKISKLVIVITDKDTGEHVERWQFDVQISAPPPKSKSKPPTDPSAPITAEQEQQQENTSASSTNSLFAEKDKPEAEIQAEIAAIFRQITASVTFLPQLSGDCTFNVLVYADADSDVPVEWGDSDAKEIENGERVQLRGFSTANHRVDTLVSYRLGD; from the exons ATGGACAAGGAAGCCAGAAAACCATCTTCCAAGACGGCGTCGTCCAAAGACAAACGgcccaaggacaaggacaaggacaagaacaaggacgacTCCAAGGTGCACAAGCTGTCGCTCAAGGGCAGCTCAAGGCTGGTTGCTGAATTT TTCCAATACTCGATACATACAATCCT ATTCCAACGAGGCGTCTACCCAGCCGAGGATTTTACAGC CGTCAAGAAATATGGCCTCAACATGCTCG TCTCCGCCGATGACCAAGTCAAAGCCTACATCAAGAAAATCATGAGCCAGCTTGACAAGTGGATGATTGGCGGcaaaatctccaagctcgtcatcgtcatcaccgACAAAGACACGGGCGAACACGTCGAGCGCTGGCAATTCGAT GTCCAAATCTCAGCTCCACCACCAaaatccaaatccaaacCCCCCACAGACCCTTCCGCCCCGATCACCGCCGAAcaagagcaacaacaagaaaacacctccgcctcctcaaCAAACTCCCTCTTCGCCGAAAAAGACAAGCCCGAAGCCGAGATCCAGGCCGAaatcgccgccatcttccgcCAAATCACCGCCTCCGTCACATTCCTCCCCCAGCTCAGCGGCGACTGCACATTCAACGTCCTCGTCTACGCAGACGCCGACAGCGACGTCCCCGTCGAGTGGGGCGACTCGGACGCAAAAGAAATCGAGAACGGCGAGAGGGTCCAGCTCAGGGGCTTCAGCACGGCGAACCACCGCGTCGATACGCTCGTCAGCTACCGGTTGGGGGACTGA
- a CDS encoding alcohol acetyltransferase domain-containing protein — MSLSEKYTLLRESSIQSNILVSAEYSSHGRTLSDDDVYAALATVIKAHPPLCAVGVRLPSSSAGKHSLHLALLHKIDLQKCVVFMDGDEDTAVGPALLENAHNTWDWTDDEPDTPWWKVLVVGRKHVVFVYHHFVGDGISGTVFHRAFLAALNSLPLDSKPMSTHVSLTYPSTIQYPLEPTEHSNVTPSIPRLLWKMLIWYLLRLFFGGKLVFGDLPRPRPYAQSVVAKTVYTDRTITRVSSYRIPSHKMRTVLSACRANQTTFTPLLCTLLNLTLAADFYSEAKFGASRFAFDLRPYLPSAEFGDLVRSNVIMNAAAGSAHIHYMEPFRKAVAKYNGSNGEAGKVSLFRSTVWQLVREHKSKMDGDIYGSIRDWMAGTLIGNTIEDFMTTSMPRIGHFTSDTYLVSNLGPFSSSPKGVATTGDAKETWTIGDMQFSAAATNGNVGSRSLVLNVAGVAGGDTVINVSYEDGIIDRETVDAILEKAMEKLDWLLD; from the exons ATGTCTTTATCTGAAAAGTACACCTTGTTGCGAGAGTCTA GCATCCAATCGAACATCCTTGTCTCAGCAGAATATTCTTCGCATGGTAGAACACTatctgatgatgacgtttACGCGGCTCTTGCAACTGTCATCAAGGCACACCCACCACTATGTGCCGTTGGCGTGAGATTGCCATCTTCCAGCGCCGGAAAACATAGTCTCCACCTCGCATTACTGCACAAGATTGATCTGCAAAAATGTGTGGTGTTCATggatggcgacgaagacACTGCAGTTGGCCCAGCTCTTCTTGAGAATGCGCACAACACGTGGGATTGGACCGACGATGAGCCAGACACTCCTTGGTGGAAAGTGCTTGTTGTGGGAAGGAAACACGTCGTGTTTGTGTACCATCATTtcgttggtgatggcatcTCAGGCACCGTATTCCATCGCGCGTTTCTCGCCGCCCTTAACTCCTTACCTCTTGATTCGAAACCGATGTCAACTCATGTTTCACTTACTTACCCTTCCACCATCCAATACCCACTTGAGCCTACCGAGCATTCAAATGTTACGCCATCTATTCCTCGACTACTCTGGAAGATGCTGATTTGGTATTTGCTTCgcctcttctttggcggGAAGCTTGTCTTTGGTGATCTTCCCCGGCCTCGACCATATGCTCAATCAGTAGTGGCGAAGACTGTCTACACCGACCGAACAATCACCAGAGTTTCGAGTTACCGCATTCCCTCGCATAAAATGCGTACTGTGCTCTCTGCCTGCCGTGCGAACCAGACGACATTCACACCCCTACTATGTACCTTGCTGAACCTCACTCTCGCAGCTGATTTTTATTCCGAAGCGAAGTTTGGCGCATCACGGTTTGCCTTTGACCTTCGACCATATCTCCCCTCGGCTGAATTCGGCGACCTAGTTCGCAGCAATGTAATCATGAATGCCGCCGCAGGTTCGGCACATATTCATTATATGGAGCCTTTCCGCAAGGCTGTTGCCAAATACAACGGTTCAAACGGGGAAGCCGGCAAAGTTTCCTTGTTTCGCAGTACTGTATGGCAATTAGTCCGAGAACACAAGTCAAAGATGGACGGCGATATTTATGGGTCAATCCGCGACTGGATGGCGGGTACACTGATAGGCAATACGATCGAAGATTTCATGACCACCTCCATGCCCAGGATAGGACATTTTACCAGCGATACGTATCTAGTATCCAATCTCGGGCCGTTCTCGAGTAGTCCAAAGGGCGTTGCGACGACAGGCGATGCAAAGGAAACATGGACTATTGGCGATATGCAATTCTCGGCTGCTGCGACGAACGGGAATGTAGGATCTCGCAGTCTTGTCCTAAATGTTGCCGGCGTGGCTGGTGGTGACACGGTCATCAATGTGTCATATGAGGATGGCATTATAGACAGGGAGACGGTGGATGCAATCCTGGAAAAGGCAATGGAAAAGCTGGATTGGCTTCTCGATTAG